The Saprospiraceae bacterium genome includes the window CTTCTGCTAAAGTGGCTCATTTATCGCTGGTACCACAGGGCAAGGTAGAAGCCAAACGGCGGGTACAAGCGATGGTTAAACAAATGGACGAAGAAGGATTCGGTAATTGTTCGAATGTTACGGCATGTGAGGCAGAGTGCCCCAAAGAGATTTCAGTGGAGAACATTGCCAAAATGAATCGAGAATATCTTAGCGCTGTTTTTGGTTCGGAAACTTCGGTTTAGGAGCCAACCTTTTTGCTTATTCGGGTGTCTTTATTACAATATGTATCGATTGTACAAAGTTACCCTTCAGATAAAAGTTTTGCACCCCGGCTTATTGTCGGGGTTTTTTTTTGAATGTTCAAAAGGAATAGTCGCCATTACTTAGAGCATGTTTGGAGGTCGCTTTTGGAGGCAAAAAGTGTCAATTTTTCGCTGATACTAGGCGCTTTTTGAAGTTCATACCCTTCGGTACGGACGAAAAAAGTAACGAAGTATCAGCGAAAAAGGGATGTTTTTAGGCCCAAATCGACCTTGGGAGATTCATGAACACCATAAATCACTATAAAGGCTGTGAATAAAAGGTGACCTCCAAACATGCTCTTAAACTTGGCAGCCTAAAAGCCAGGAAATTCGTTATTGGGAAGAGATTTTATCACCTACTATAAAAAAAAAATTATGATAAGGTATGTACTTGGACTAATGATTTTAATGCTTATGGCCTGTACACCGAAGTCAAATGATCCTGAATTCACCATTGTAGATTTCGAAAATGGGCTTACAGTAGCTTATAATTATTTAGCTATATTTGGCAATAATTATCAGCCTATCAACGATTTATCTTCGGATCAAATAGGGATACCTGGATTAGGTGCTAATTTAACTATAGGAGATAATCTAAAAGAATTATTGACGCATACTTGGACCCCAGGAAATACAATGGTTAATAATTTATGGACCAATCTATACAATGGCGTCAATGCGGCTAATAATACCCTTGCCATTGCTGCCGAAGTAGCAGAAGAAATTGGAGCGGATGAATTGGCTGAGGCACGAGCATTGAGAGCCTTTGAGTTTTTCCTTTTAATGGATGTATTTGGAAATGTTCAAGCCTTTAAAGAAGATGTATTATCAGGAAATGTATCGGTTCCTCAGTTGAAGCGGGCGGAGGTTTTTACTTTCATAGAAACGGAATTGAAAGAAATTATTCCGTTATTAAAACCGGAACCTTCTTATGGAAAGATCACTCGTCCAGTAGCACAAGCCATTTTGGCTAAGCTTTACCTAAATGCAGAAGTCTATACCGGAACGGCTAATTGGGCGGCCTGTCGCGATGCCTGTGCGGCCATAATAGCTAGTAATGCTTATCATTTGGTGGATGATTATTTTGATTTATTTGCCATTGAGAATGCTACTTTAGCTGACCAGTCGCTTTTAATGGTCTCCACCATTCCCCCTTCCATTCATCCTTCTCGTTTAACTATTCATCCGGCGCAGATTAATGTTAATAGCCCTTCGACATCCGGGTTTCAGAATTGGGCTGCTATCCCTGAATTTTATAACCTTTTTGATAAAATTAATGACAAAAGGGCGCTTGCTTTTTTAATTGGGCCCCAAAAAACGGCAAATGGAACCGCTATTTTGGATGCATCAGGAAATCCGATTGATTACACCTCGGACTATAGGAATACAAGCATTTATAATAGTGGTGCCAGGGTTTTAAAATATGCTTTAGATCCTACGAAGACCAATTATGGAGATAATGATATTGTCATTTTGAGGTATGCAGACGTCCTTCTGATGGAAGCAGAGGCCCTAAATGAATTGGGAGACCTCAACGGCGCTGTAGCATTAATTAACCAAGTAAGGGCTCGTGCCTATACGGTAGCTGCGCCATTGAACGTAGGCGATTTTACCCAAGAAAGCCTTAGGGCGCAAATTTTAAAGGAGCGTTCTCAAGAGTTGATGTGGGAAGGCTGGAGGCGGCAAGATCTTATTCGACACGGGCAATTCTGTAGCGGAACCTGGACGCAGAAACTAACTGTTGATGATGATTGCGAAAAAAGAAAACTGTTCCCTATTCCGCAATCTGTTTTGGATGTCAATGCAACGCTAGTGCAGAACCCCGGATATTAGAGAGGCGTTTTTTAAGGGGACGTGGAGTTATTGGAGAAAACTAACTTGAGTCCTCCAATGACTCCACGTGGACACCCGTCTAAGCTTGGACAAAATGAGAAGTCGGAAATGGGAAGTCGGAAACGCTATACCTGGGAACGCTTAGAAACATTCCCCTTTCCGAATTCCGACTTCCTATTTCATCACGCTGCCTCGTCCAGCCTTAGAAGGGTCGCCCTCCACGTCCAATCAACAGCACCCTGGCTAAATTCGCTTATTGCTTTCCGTATTCCACTTTTCTGCCCGGGGTATATGGGGCGCCTGCTTTTTCTAATTTTTCTTCCAATATAACCAAATCCTTAGTCATTAGCTCATTGATACTATTGAGAACAGGTTCAAAAGCTTTTTTAGCCAGCCTGAGCCCGTCTTGGTGTGTTTGAGTTGGGGAGGAGGAGGAGTCCCACATTTCATAAGTAACACTTCCCATGCGGCTAGCGATGGAGGGTGGCGTATCTATATCGACCCGACCTGCCAATCGGTCACCGTACATTGCTTCCTGAATGGCTTGCACTTTATCTTTAATTTGTTTCACCTCTTTTATCCATTGTGCGGTAGGTGTTGGAGTATCATAAATGGCTTTTTCGATGTGCTGTATCCTGTTACTGATATCGCGTATTTGGCTACCAGCACCTGAAATGGCTCTTTGCAGGGCCTGTGCTTCTTGTTGGAAAGCCAATAAGGCGGCTCTATCGGCAGCAGGGAGCGTGACGCCGCCTAAGGATTGTAATTTAAACGGAGTGGGGCCTACCAAAGTACTAAGCTCACCATTAATACTTTGAGACAGCGAGACCGTGTAAGTTCCCGGCACGGCCAGAATACCTTGGTCTTCACTGGCAAAAGGGTTGTCGGTACTCCTACTTCGCAAGCTGACAGGACTGACACTAGGATATCTACCATCCCAGTTAATGCGTTGCACGCCGGTCGCGTGTTTGGTTTTAATTTGTTTGAGGATATTTTTATCTGCATCCATAATGCTAAACAATAAGTATGCTTGTTCCTCCTCTGCCTCAGCTTTTAAGGCCTCATAAGTAGGATAACTAATGGCTTTTCCTTCCTTGATCAAGTCTTTTTCCAGTTTTTGCCTTTTTTCTTTTAAGGTCTCTACCTTTTCTTTTAGATGATAAGTAAATTCAACCCCAACGGAAGGATTTGGGGTACTAAAATAGGCATGTCCCTGGAAGCCATTTCCCCTTAAGCCTAGGGGTGTGCTTTGGATAAAGACAAGACCGTCCTTAATCGGGAATATATGGGCTGCCAGGTCAAGTTGTTCTGCCTTGAGTTGTCGAAGCGGGGAGTAATCATCCAGCACATAAAATCCACGTCCAAAGGTGGCAAGTACAAGGTCATTTTCTCTTTTTTGAATGGCTAGGTCCCTGACCGCAATCGTAGGCAAACCCGCTTTGAGTTGTTTCCAGTATTGGCCACCGTCATTTGTGAAAAAACAGCCAAATTCGGTTCCCACAAATAGCAAATCCTTTTCTACAAAATCTTCCGCTAAGCTATAGGCTGAACCTCTTTCAGGAAGATTAGCATGGATAGCCGACCAGGTTTTTCCTTTATCTGGGCTTTTGTAGACGTAGGGTTTGAAATCGCCGTATTTGTGGTGGTTGAAAACAGCATACATGACGTTTTCATCATGCTGAGAGGCCAATAGGAAATTGACGTAAGTTCGTTCGGGTACACCACTAATGGTATTCGCATCAATCTTGGTCCAACTTTGCCCACCATTTTCGGTTATTTGGATTAGGCCATCATCTGTACCCACCAAAAGTAGGTTTTCATTTATTGGACTTTCCGCAAAGGCGACAATGGTCCCGTAGGGAGAAGTGGAGCCATTTTTAGCAACGGCATCTATGCTTTGGATGCGTCCCATGACAGGTAGGGTATTACGATCAACCTGTCGCGTCAGGTCTCCACTAATGGTTTGCCAGCTATTGCCTCGGTCATCGCTTTTGAATAACTTATTGGCCGCAAAATAAATGCGGGTCGCCAGGTGTTCGGAGACGGCGAGTGGTGCGTCCCAGTTCCAGCGGAAGTCGGCCTCTCCTTCGGCCGGTTTGGGTTGAATGCCGAGTTGTTCGCCGCTGGCGCGATCGTACCGGACTAGTCCGCCATATTGCGATTGGGCATAGACGATGTTCGGATTTTTTGGGTCAATTTGAGATTCAAAACCATCTCCGCCATTGGTGATGAACCAATTCTCGTTGACAATGCCATTTCTACTGCGCGTTCTGGAAGGGCCACCCAAGCTGAAGTTATCCTGGGTTCCGCCATAGACGTAGTAGAATGGTTCGGAGTTATCGACGGCAACTTTGTAGAACTGGGTTACGGGAAGATTGGCTTTGAACACCCAGGTTTTGGCGGCATCAAAAGATTCATACAAGCCACCATCGCAGCCGACCAGGTAATGGTCTGTTTGCTTGGGGTTGATCCACATGCTATGGTTGTCAACATGTTTGAACTGTTCGTTAACTTGCTGGAAGGATTTGCCTCCATCGGTGGTCCATTGTAGCCAGGTATCCATAGAGAAGACGATATCCGGATCGGTAGGGTGGGCCACGATTTCCGTATAATAATTGCCACTGGTGGTGTGGCCGCTTCTTTTTTCCCAACTTGCGCCTCGGTTAGTGGACCTAAAAAAACCACCACCTTCAGCTGCTTCGACGATGGCATAGATAAATTCCGGATCAGCAGGTGAAATAGCGAGGCCGATGCGCCCCTTATCGCCACCAGGAAGGCCCTTATTGGCTTTTTCCCAGTTTTTGCCACCATCTTTGGTTCGGTAGATGCCGCTACTGGGGCCTCCGCCGACATAGGTGAAGACATGGCGCCGTCTTTGCAACGCAGATGCATAAATCAGGTCAGGGTTTCTTGGGTCCATGACAATGTCATTGATGCCGGTATGTTCATCTACCGTAAGGATCGCTTCCCAGGTTTGGCCACCATCCATCGATTTGTAGACACCGCGGTCTCCTCCGCTGCTCCACAAAGGGCCAATGGCGGCGACATAAATAATGTCCGAGTTTTGTGGATGAACGATTATTTTCCCAATATGCTCTGATTGTTTTAGTCCCATGTTTTTCCAGGAAGCGCCGCCATCTTCGGATTTATAGATACCATCGCCATAGGATACAGAGCGCTGGTTGTTGTTTTCACCGCTACCGACCCAAATAGTGCTGGGATTATTCGGGTCAATGGTTATACAGCCGATAGAATAGGAACCCTGGCTATCGAAGATAGGGGAGTAGGTTGTACCATTATTTGTGGTTTTCCAGACCCCGCCAGCAGAAGTACCTACATAATATACGAAGTGATTATCAGGATGAACAGCTACATCGGAGATACGTCCAGAGGTAATGGCTGGTCCAATGGACCGAAATTTCAGGCCACTAATGGATACTTTTTCAAGTGGGCTGGTTTCAACAACGGCTTCTTCTTTTTTAACTTTCTTTTGGCCGTGTGCTGGTAGGATAAATAGGATGGCTAAGCCAATGATGAGGGCGATTTTTCTGTACATAATTAATTGTTGGTTCTCTGACAATTTTTGCTCACTTGCATCAAGTGAAAGCAAAAGGCACCGCTTACGCTGCTCGATTTTACCCTTACAAATGCACTTGACGACAAAAATCGTCTGAGAAGGTGGATGTTTAAGTTTTCTAAAAGTAAAAAAAATTAAGGAAGTGTTAAAAAAAATACCAGTGAGTGACCTTTTATAAATTCGTAGGTCTTATTAAATATCTAACTACTGGATAATTAAAATTTAAGGGTTTTAAGCATCTGTGTCAGGTGTCATTTTATGACTTAAATTCCTCCACTTCCAAACTTTTAAATGAAAGTATCCTATAGTGTGATAGTGGGTACATCAGGAAATAAAAATTTGCCTGAATTTAAAAATAAAAATAAAATTATCACGAAAATGAAGAACTTGATTAAGTGGACAATGCTGCTTGTTTTTACGTTGGGTATGAGTACTTATGGTGTTGCCCAAACTACGACGGTAAAAAGGACTAAAGCGCCTGATGAAAAAGTAGTGAAAGCAAAAACGGCGGAAGCGGCAGCGGAGACAAAAGCCAATATGGATGATGAACAGGAAATGAAAGAAGAAAAAAATGAAATAGGGAAGCACAAAAATAAGATGAAAGGTAAGGCCAAAGGCCATGATAAGGGAGAACATAAAGGTAAAGGCCATGCGTATGGCAAAAAAAAGGATAAAAGCGGTGAGAAAATGGCAAAATCCAAAGCTGGTCAGGTAGAAAAGCAAGGCAATGAAGCCTGGAAGGATGGAGAAAAAGAAGCAGGCGAAATGCCATCTAAATCAAGAAAAGGGGGGAATAAAACAAATACGGATACAAAAATTGATATTTCAAAAAAGACCTTGGCTCCAGCAAAGGGAAATTAAACATACGATCCAATTGATATTTGAGAAAACGGATAATAAGAAGGCTGGCTGTATAGTCAGCCTTTTTTTTTGGGGTTTTCTGACAATTTTTGTGTTCTAGTCAGCTGAAAGCCTTGATCATCGCTCTTGATCAATCGCTTAAGATCTTCGTTTTAAGCTGACCACAAAAATTGTCAGAGAAGGTTTTTTATAGGCTTTTGTACATGATGTAGGCATCTACATAGCCTTTTTCAAAATGATGAAAGCCACCTGGAATCGTAGCGATAATTTGGAAGCCAATGGCTTGCCACAACTTCACAGCAGCGGTATTGGTACTCACTACCAGGTTGTATTGCATACCTAGGTAACCGGCGTTTTTTGCGGCTTCCAGCGAATGCAAGGCCAATTGCTTTCCTACCCCCAAGCTTCGGAAAGGAGGCGCAACCATGTAAGCAGCATTGGCAATATGGGCGCCATATCCTTCCTGGTTGGGGCGAACAATGTAAGCTCCTGCTGCTTGATCTTGATAATCAGCGATATAGGAAAGATTGTTGATATTAATCCATGTTTTTTCTAAGGCAGCTCTAGGGGTTCCCGGTACATAGGGATAATAAATCTTCTCTTCAATAATGCCATTGAATAAATCCCAAAGCAGGTCAAGGTCTTCCTCCTTAGCTGGTCGTATTTTTATCATAGGATAAATGTATATAATCTTAGTAGTTGGACGGAAATAAAGGCTACCACTTTTTCAAAGATTCGCGAATATTTTCACACAACTTCCTTGCAGTCAGTTGCTTTGAAAATTTTAGCGAATCAAAAGTGGTATCATTTATTTTTTTTCCGTCTATTACGTTTTTCCCAAAAAAGCACTTTGATTAAAAATATATATAAAAAAAATAAATATAAATTTTGTTTTTATCAATTAAGCTTATACATTTGCTTTCAACAAACAAGTACTTCCTTTTCTACCACAAGTTCAACAACTAGCTTTTGCGGAAACATCATTGACCACTTCTCGGGTAAAGCGGAGCAGTCATTAGCCCTTTTATCTCATTGTGGTCAAGCACCAACAGCACTCAAACAAATTTACCCCCTTAGGCATGCAAAACTACTTGTTAATAGGCTTGTTGTCATTAACTATTCAGAATGGATTTGGGCAAAAAGACTATAGTTTATATTGGTTAAATGATACGCTTAGTGTGGCTGACTTGTTGCAGCCAATAGCGGATACAGTGTACCAATCCAGTCAATTTGGCGATAATTTCTATGTTGTTTTGCAATTTGAAGCCATTCCTTCCTGGAGAGATAAGGAACAATTCAGGCAACAAGGCATTCATTTGGTCGGTTATGTACCTAATTTTGCCTATCTCGCCATTGTTCCAAAAGGGATAGATTGGAAGAAAATCCCTCATTTGCGCGGTTTGTTTTTGTATACGCCAAAGGCGAAAATAGCCGCAAATGCTTATAAATATTTTCATTCCGGTGTACATTCTATAGAGAAAGATAGTTTTCAATTGTCTTTTTATCCTTTTCAAAGTGTTGCGAGCACTACTTTGGCCCATGCGCTTGCCGCAAAAGGAGCGACCATTGAAAGCGTTCATAAATCCTTTGTTCAGGCCCGAATTGAAACAGCGCAATTACTGGATATTGCTTCGATACCTGCCATTCAATACATTGCATCCATAGCTGGAGCGCCAAGGCATGAAGGCGGAGTTGGCCGTGCACAGCAAAGAGCCAATTGGCTGGGTAGGGGACCAGGTATCGGATTAAATGGAGAAGGAGTCGTCCTGGCCATAGGAGACGATGGAAAGCTTAACCATCTTGATTTTGCGGGTAGGGTATTTGATCATACCTTAGAAGACCGTGGGACCCACGGTGACATGACTGCAGGGTTGGCTATTGGTGCTGGCAATCTTGATCCGCAGGCAATGGGTATGGCTTCTGGGGCATTTTTGCACTTATACCCTATTGATAGATACGAACATATTCAGCAGGCCATAGACAACTACCAGCAATTGGGTACTGTCATCACGTCTACCTCCTTTTGGGAAGGCTGTGGAGGCGTATACACGGCCGCTGCTCGAGACTTAGATTTACAAGTTAACCATTCTATTTCTTTATTACATTGTTTTTCTGCCGGGAATAGTGGCGATGAAAATTGCTATACGGCTTATGGGGCTATAGTGAATCCTGAAGGCCTACACTATGGTAATATTACAGGTGGAAGAAAAGCATCAAAACATGCCATTGCGGTTGGAAATCTTACTTATGATGACCAATTAGCCTTTGACAGCAGTCGGGGGCCTGCAGCCGACGGGCGCATAAAACCTGATTTATCCGCACCTGGCCAAGGGCAATTAACAACGACGGAAGATAACCGTTATCAATTGTCAAGCGGGACCTCTGCAGCGGCACCAACAGTTGCCGGAGCAGCAGCACTATTATATCAATCTTATCGAACTTTGCACGGATCAGTTGATCCACCTTCGGCCTTAATTAAGGCTATTTTATTGAATACAGCCGATGATTTAGGCCGCAAAGGCCCTGATTATGAGTTTGGATGGGGAAGGCCGCATTTAGGCCGGGCCTTAAAGAGCCTCGAGAAGGATCCCATCATTGCAGGAGCTGTAAATCACCAGGAACGAAATGAGCACACTATAATGGTTCCTGCGGGGGTATCTCGCATGAGGGTTATGTTGTATTGGAATGATCCGGCAGGTTTACCCATGAATACAAAGGCATTGGTGAATGATTTGAATATGCAGATAATTGGTCCAGACGGTAGCACTTTTTTGCCATGGGTGCTCAGTACTTATCCACATTTAGATAGTC containing:
- a CDS encoding RagB/SusD family nutrient uptake outer membrane protein; the encoded protein is MIRYVLGLMILMLMACTPKSNDPEFTIVDFENGLTVAYNYLAIFGNNYQPINDLSSDQIGIPGLGANLTIGDNLKELLTHTWTPGNTMVNNLWTNLYNGVNAANNTLAIAAEVAEEIGADELAEARALRAFEFFLLMDVFGNVQAFKEDVLSGNVSVPQLKRAEVFTFIETELKEIIPLLKPEPSYGKITRPVAQAILAKLYLNAEVYTGTANWAACRDACAAIIASNAYHLVDDYFDLFAIENATLADQSLLMVSTIPPSIHPSRLTIHPAQINVNSPSTSGFQNWAAIPEFYNLFDKINDKRALAFLIGPQKTANGTAILDASGNPIDYTSDYRNTSIYNSGARVLKYALDPTKTNYGDNDIVILRYADVLLMEAEALNELGDLNGAVALINQVRARAYTVAAPLNVGDFTQESLRAQILKERSQELMWEGWRRQDLIRHGQFCSGTWTQKLTVDDDCEKRKLFPIPQSVLDVNATLVQNPGY
- a CDS encoding N-acetyltransferase — protein: MIKIRPAKEEDLDLLWDLFNGIIEEKIYYPYVPGTPRAALEKTWININNLSYIADYQDQAAGAYIVRPNQEGYGAHIANAAYMVAPPFRSLGVGKQLALHSLEAAKNAGYLGMQYNLVVSTNTAAVKLWQAIGFQIIATIPGGFHHFEKGYVDAYIMYKSL
- a CDS encoding glycosyl hydrolase — protein: MYRKIALIIGLAILFILPAHGQKKVKKEEAVVETSPLEKVSISGLKFRSIGPAITSGRISDVAVHPDNHFVYYVGTSAGGVWKTTNNGTTYSPIFDSQGSYSIGCITIDPNNPSTIWVGSGENNNQRSVSYGDGIYKSEDGGASWKNMGLKQSEHIGKIIVHPQNSDIIYVAAIGPLWSSGGDRGVYKSMDGGQTWEAILTVDEHTGINDIVMDPRNPDLIYASALQRRRHVFTYVGGGPSSGIYRTKDGGKNWEKANKGLPGGDKGRIGLAISPADPEFIYAIVEAAEGGGFFRSTNRGASWEKRSGHTTSGNYYTEIVAHPTDPDIVFSMDTWLQWTTDGGKSFQQVNEQFKHVDNHSMWINPKQTDHYLVGCDGGLYESFDAAKTWVFKANLPVTQFYKVAVDNSEPFYYVYGGTQDNFSLGGPSRTRSRNGIVNENWFITNGGDGFESQIDPKNPNIVYAQSQYGGLVRYDRASGEQLGIQPKPAEGEADFRWNWDAPLAVSEHLATRIYFAANKLFKSDDRGNSWQTISGDLTRQVDRNTLPVMGRIQSIDAVAKNGSTSPYGTIVAFAESPINENLLLVGTDDGLIQITENGGQSWTKIDANTISGVPERTYVNFLLASQHDENVMYAVFNHHKYGDFKPYVYKSPDKGKTWSAIHANLPERGSAYSLAEDFVEKDLLFVGTEFGCFFTNDGGQYWKQLKAGLPTIAVRDLAIQKRENDLVLATFGRGFYVLDDYSPLRQLKAEQLDLAAHIFPIKDGLVFIQSTPLGLRGNGFQGHAYFSTPNPSVGVEFTYHLKEKVETLKEKRQKLEKDLIKEGKAISYPTYEALKAEAEEEQAYLLFSIMDADKNILKQIKTKHATGVQRINWDGRYPSVSPVSLRSRSTDNPFASEDQGILAVPGTYTVSLSQSINGELSTLVGPTPFKLQSLGGVTLPAADRAALLAFQQEAQALQRAISGAGSQIRDISNRIQHIEKAIYDTPTPTAQWIKEVKQIKDKVQAIQEAMYGDRLAGRVDIDTPPSIASRMGSVTYEMWDSSSSPTQTHQDGLRLAKKAFEPVLNSINELMTKDLVILEEKLEKAGAPYTPGRKVEYGKQ